In Tenacibaculum sp. 190524A02b, the genomic stretch TACGAAAAAGGCGTACAATTATTCAACCTAAATCGTTATAAAGAAGCATCTAAATATCTTAAAGATTCATTAACTGAAACGCCTAATGATTTTTATGCTCAATATTATTTAGCATTATGTTTTCACAATTTAGATGAATTCGATAATTTAAAACAAATAGCTATTGCTCTTATTGGTCAATATCCTGACAGCGATGAAGCACATTATCTTTTATCTATTTATTATTTATCTATTGACAATATAGATAAAGCTTATGAATATATAAATTCTGCTATCTCTTTAGACTCTTATGAAGCAACTTATTTTGGATACAAATCCTTAATTCTTATACAAAAAAAAGAATATACTAAGGCTTTAAATACGGCTAATCAAGGCTTAAGTATTGATGCTAAAAATACACTTTGCCTAAATACAAGAACAAAAGCTTTAACTAAATTACAAAGGAAAGAAGATGCTTTTGAAACTTTACAAAACACCTTACAAGACAACCCAGAAGACTATTTTACTCGTGCAAATGCTGGATGGACAAACCTTGAATTAGGAAATTATAAAGTCGCTAAAGTTCATTTTCAAGAAGCACTTCAAAAAGACCCCAATAATGAATATGCTAAAGAAGGAATGCTAGAAGCCATTAAAGCTAAAAATATAGTATATCGTTCTTTTCTAAAATATTCTTTTTGGATGGAAAAGAAAAGTTCAAAATACCAATGGGGTATTTTTATTTCTCTATACTTATTGTATAGATTCTCTACTAAACTTAGTAGTGAATTTGGCTTTTCTTTTATGATACCTATTATAGCTCTTCTGTACTTTTCTTTTGTTTTAGGATCTTGGATTATTACTCCAGTTTCTAACGCTATATTACTTAGTGATACCTATAGCAAATACCTTTTAAATAATAAAGATAAGAATGCGGCTTACTCTTTTATTCTTTTATTCTCCATAGCTATACTAAGTATCTTTGTGTATTACTATTTTAATACACCACATCTATTGTTTTTTGTAATAGCTACTTTTTCATCCATTATTCCAATTACACATTCAATACAAAAAAGTAGTATCTCCATAAAAAACATAGGTTTTCTTTATGGTCTTATTATTTTTGCCATAGGAATATTTAACCTTATTTTTAGTTTAAATATTTCTATTTTAGTACCTATTATAATGTTTGTTGCCTACACTTGGTTGCAAAGTTTAATAAAACCTCGAAATGACTGATTTTATTAACAATTTAAAATATAAATTTAAACACGCTGGTATTGTTGAAAAACTAATTTATGCTAATCTAGCTGTATTTATTTTAGTTTTTATTTTAAATACTTTTACTTTTTTATTTAAAGCGGATAGTAACTTCATTGTAAAATGGTTTGCATTCCCTTCAAATACTGATGACTTTGTAACAAAACCATGGACTATTGTTACGTATGGTTTTTTACATACAAGTTTTATTCATTTATTATTAAATTTAATAGCTCTTTTTTTCATAGGAAATTTATTTAAACAATATTTCACATCAAAACAATTACTTAACTTTTACATATTAGGTACCGTTTTAGGAGGTCTTATTTTTATGGTTAGCTATAACTTTTTTCCTGTTTTTGCTAACGTTTCTAAAAACAGTATTCTATTAGGTGCTTCTGCTGGTGTTTCTGCCATATTTATTGGTATTGCTAGCTATATTCCAGAATACCAAGTTAAAATACCTCTAATTGGTTTTATTAAATTATGGGTGCTAGGAGCTATTTGGGTTGCTTTGGATATTATACAAATTCCTGCGGGTAATGCTGGAGGGCATTTAGCTCATTTAGGAGGTTCCTTATTTGGTTTTGTGTATATTAATTATGCCAATAACAAGGAAATAACTATATTTAGCTCTATTACAGATTTTTTTAAGAAATCAATCAAAAAACAAAAAGACACCCCACTAAAAACTGTTTATAAATCAGGTAATAAACCCTCATATTCAAGTAGATCAAAGTCAAAAACGCAACAAGAAATTGATACTATTTTAGACAAAATAAGCAAATCAGGGTACGAAACTCTTACTAAAGAAGAAAAAGAGTTTTTGTTTAAACAAGGTAAGAATTAGATGAGAAAAAACTCCATTATAAATACACTTTTATTGTTTATAAATTCATTATTAGCTACTGCGCTACTATTGTCATATTTATTACCTTATATTTCTCCAAAAACAATTCCTGCACTTACTGTTTTTAGTTTGTTTGTTCCTTTTTTGGTATTAACTAACTTAGGTTTTCTCATTTATTGGTTGATTAAACTACATAAAAACGCCTTGCTTTCGGCGCTTATTTTACTGATTGGATGGTTTGTAGCACCTCCTCTTTTAAAGTTTTCAAACAAAGAAGTAGTACTTACTAATGATTTAAAAGTAATGAGTTACAATGTCCGATTATTCAATCATTATAAATGGAATGAGGATGTAACTACTGAACAAAAGATATATGAATTTATCAATACTAAATCTCCGGACATTGTTGCTTTGCAAGAGTTTTACCATTCAGATTTATTAGATATCAAATTACCATACAAATACATAAAAACCAAAACCAATCATAATAAATTTGGTTTAGCTATTTATTCAAAATATCCCATTGTTAACTCTGGTTCTTTAAACTTTAAAAACAGTGCTAACAATACTATTTTTGTAGATATAGCCAAAAATGAAGATACTATTAGAGTTTATAATGTTCATTTAGAATCTTTAAAATTAAACACCAATAAAGAAAATTTTGGCGAAGAAAGTTCAGAACGATTATTTAAACGTTTGCGTAACGGCTTTAAAAAACAAGTTGGACAAACTGAACTTATTATGCAACATGAGTATAGTTGGAAAGGAAAAAAAATTATGTGTGGCGACTTTAATAATACTTCTTACTCATGGGTATATAGAAAATTAACTGAGAATAAAAAAGACGCTTTTATTGAGCGTGGTTTAGGGTTAGGTAAAAGTTTCAGATATATTTACCCTATGCGTATTGACTTTATTTTAACAGATAATGGAGCTACTATTAATCAGTTTAAAACCTATAACGATGTTAAACTTTCCGACCACTACCCTATCATGAGCCGTTTAAATTGGTAAGCTTCTTTTTTTATTTTAAAAACTGTATTTTTACCAGCCAATCAAACTATAATTAATGAAACACTTTAATGTTGCCGTTATTGGTAGTGGACCTTCAGGAGCTTCTACTGCCTTTCATTTAGCTAAAAAAGGAATCTCTACTGTAATTATAGAAAAGGAAACACTACCACGTTATAAAACTTGTGGTGGCGGTTTTGTTTTTAGAGGTCGAAAAAACTTACCTTTTGAAATTGATGATGTTGTTGAAAAAGAGTTTCACACAGTAGACATTTATTTAGGTGATAAGTTACACTTTCAAACACATAGAGAGGAACCTACTATTTCTATGATTATGCGTGATTCTTTCGATAATCTTATAACTCAAAAGGCAAAAGAATTTGGCGCTACTCTTTTAGAAAATCATAAACTAACAGGATTAGACTTTTCAGATTCTTATATTACTATTGAAACCAGTCAAGGTAATTTTACTGCTGACTTTGTTATTGCTGCCGATGGCGCTTTAAGTCCTACTGCTAAACTAGCGGGATGGAAAGAAGATACTCGTAAATTAATCCCTGCTTTAGAATACGAAGTAGAAGTATCTGATGAAGATTTTGAGCGTTTGTCTAAAGAAGTCCGTTTTGATATTGATGCTATCCCTTATGGGTATGCTTGGAGTTTTCCAAAAAAGAAACATTTATCTATTGGAGTTGCTTCTGCAAGAAGGACTAAAATAAATCTTAAACAATTCTATAAAGAATATTTGGAAACTTTAGGTATTACTAACGTTATAAATGCTACTCAACATGGTTTTCAAATACCTGTAGCGCCACGTACAGATGGCTTTGTAAAAAACAATGTCTTTTTAATTGGTGATGCTGCTGGCTTTGCTGATCCAGTTACAGCAGAAGGTATTTCTAATGCTATTTACAGTGGTAAGCTAGCTGCTGAAGCTATTATTGAGAGTAATCAAGATAAAACGCTTGCTGCGCAATTATATATAGAAAAAATAGAAGAAGGCTTATTACCTGAGGTAAAAACTGGTTTATGGCTTTCAAAATGGTTTTATGAGCAAAAAACCGTTCGTAATATTTTACTTAAAAAGTACGGACAACGCTTTAGTGAAGCTATGGCTGATGTTTTTCATGGTAAAAGAAGTTATCCTAAAGACATTAAGCAAACCATTAAACAACGTATTAAAGAATTGGTATTCTAACAAGATTATATTGACTAGTCCTAAATAACCGTTACAGTTATTTATTGATTAAATATATTAAACATCATCTAAAGTTATAGCTTTAGATGATGTTTTTTTTCGATATGATTTTATTTTCATAATGTTTTGTTGATGTGCTTGGTCAGGAGTTTTAAAATGACATGACCAATGCGGTCTTTTAGAGTTATAAATAGTTATTGATTGTTTTACTATTTTCTCCATTATCTTAATATCTAGATTTGTAGTATTGGTAAAGAACTCTTGTTTCAAGATTCCATTAACCCTTTCAGCTATGGCATTTTGATATGGATCATATGATTCTGTCATACTGCATTTAAGCTTTTGTTTTGACAAAATATCTTGATAGATGTTACTACAGTACTGTATCCCTCTATCTGAATGATGGATAAGTTCCTTCTCTGGATATACTCTGTTTTTTATAGCCATGACCAAGGCTTTTACAGTTGAGTTCACCGCTAAAGTTTTATCCAAATGGTATCCCACAATTTTCTTAGAATATGCATCTGTAATTAATGATAAATACATAGGTTTTTTACGGCTCCCTAAATAAGTAATATCTGCTACCCATACTTGTTCTGGTCGATTTACTTCCAAAGTTTCAATAAGATTAGCATGTTTTCTAAAACGATGATGTGAGTTGGTTGTAATATGGTAACTTTTTTGTCGTTTTATCAATAGTTTATTAGCTCGTAAAATATCAAATAATCGATCCCTTCCTACACCTAAACTGCCTAATTCTTCTGAAAGAATATAATACAGTTTTCTTGTTCCAATTCTTGGCTGTTCCATTCTTACATCCTTAACCAACTCAACAACCTTATTGGCTATGGTGTGAGCTTTGGTAACTCTATAATTAGCTCGATAATACACCTGCCTACTAAACCCGAGTAATTTACAGGTGGAAGAAATACTTTCTTTCTTTTGTAAAACAAACATATCAATTACTCGGTTTTGGAGTTTTTTCTGATAGGAATCTTATACTCTTTCTCAGCTAAATCAATCATCATATCAAATAGTATCGCTTTCTTCTCTACTGCTGCTGCTTGAGCTTTTAAACGATTATTTTGCTTTTCTAATTGACGTAATTTTTGTTCTAACTCTAATAGTTTTTGTTCTGGCGATTTTGGCATAGTAGATGGTGTTTGATGATCCCAATCAAAGTTACCATATTTTCTTAACCATACTAAAACAGTGCTACGACCTTGAATCCCATATTTAAGTTGAGCCTGTTTGTAAGTTAGTTCGCCTTTTTCTACTTCCGATACAACCGAAAGTTTAAAACTCATAGTATAATCTTTCTGTGTACGTTTGCGGTAAATATTGTCATTCATAATGTTACATAATTGTGTAACGCTATTTCAGGACGAGACATATCTAAAAAAATTAAAGCCTGAGTTTTTCAACTCAGGCTTTAATTTTTTTATTGAATTTTAAGTTTTAAAACTTAAATGATGCTCCAATTATAATTTGATTAATTCTTGTATCAAAATTAACATTAGCTAACTCAGTTACTAGAGTAGAACTTATATCAGAAAAAGCTCTTTCCCATCTAACATCTAAACCAAACTTACCTATCTCAACACCTGCTCCTAGTTGAAGTCCAACTGTTAAACCATTGGCTTCTGTTTTTATACTTTTTAAAGTATTGATACTTAAATCTCCATCAATTAAATATTGAAATGACGGCCCTACAAAAACATGTGCTACCTTTAAAAACTTCTTCCCTAATAATACAGGAATATCTATTTTTTGAAAATCGTAAGCAGCAACATCACTTGATGTTTTTAATGATGTATATACTAATTCAGGGCGAACATATAATCCAATTACTGGTATTTTAAATCGTGTCCAAACACCTGCATGAAAACCTGTTTTACTCTTTGCTCCAGAAAAGACATCTGCTTTTACTTCTCCAAAAGAGTCTGAATTGTAGTTGATACCTCCTTTAATACCGAAATCAATTTGCGATTGTGAAAACTGAACCGCTCCTAAAACAAAAACGATTAAGAATACTACTTTTTTCATTATTATAATTTTTTAGTTATTGCTATTAAAACGGTTTAAAAAAATTATTATTTTCTTTTTAACACCTTTTCTACTGCTTTAACAACAGCTTCATCATTAATCTCATACTTAGCCATTAATTCAGCTGGCGTAGCAGATTCTCCAAAACTATCATTTACAGCAACAAATTCTTGTGGAGTAGGATTATTGGTAGCTAAACAACGTGCTACACTTTCTCCTAAACCTCCATATTTATTATGCTCTTCAGCAGTTACAATACAACCTGTTTTTGCTACTGATTTTAAAATAGCTTCTTCATCTAATGGTTTTATAGTATGGATATTTATTACCTCAGCAGAAATTCCTTTTTCTTCTAACTTTTCAGCTGCTTGTAATGATTCCCAAACTAAGTGTCCAGTAGCTACAATAGTAACATCTGTTCCTTCAGTAAGTTGAACTGCTTTTCCTATTTCAAAAGGTTGATCTGTCATGAATACTGGTACTTTTGGACGTCCAAAACGTAAATACACAGGTCCTTCATGCTCAGCTATTGCAATTGTAGCTGCTTTTGTTTGACTATAATCACACGTATTAATTACAGTCATTCCAGGTAACATCTTCATCAATCCAACATCCTCTAGTATTTGATGTGTTGCTCCATCTTCTCCTAATGTTAAACCTGCATGAGATGCACAAATTTTTACATTCTTATCAGAATACGCTATTGATTGGCGAATTTGATCGTACACACGACCTGTTGAAAAGTTTGCAAAAGTACCTGTAAATGGTATTTTACCTCCAATGGTAAGTCCTGCAGCAATTCCCATCATATTTGCCTCTGCAATACCTACTTGGTAAAATCGCTCTGGATGATTTTTTGCAAAATCATTCATTTTTAATGATCCTGTTAAATCTGCACATAAGGCAACTACATCTGGATTTGTTTTTCCTAATTCGGTTAAACCATCTCCAAACCCAGAACGGGTGTCTTTTTTCTCAGTATATGTATATTTTTTCATTAGTTTGTGTTGTGAAATACGGTTCAAAAATAATCTTTTATAAGAGATTTAAGTTATAAATTCTTTAATTCTTTGTATAGTTTATGAATAGGCAATCCCATTACAGTAAAATAGCTTCCTTCTATCTTATTAATTCCTATTTTTCCAATCCATTCTTGAATCCCATAGGCTCCTGCTTTATCATATGGTTTATAAGTATTTATATAGTATTCTATTTCTTCTTTATCTAACTTTTTAAACCTAACTTTTACAATATCATGTACTACTTTTTGATACTCTTTTCCTGTAATACATATAGATGTAATTACTTCATGTGTTTTATTAGATAGCTTAGTTAACATTATGTAAGCTTCTTCATACGTCTTAGGTTTTCCTAATGCTTCCTCATTTACCCAAACAATTGTATCAGAAGTTATCACTAACTCATTGTCTCCTATATTTTCCTTAAATGGTACAGATTTCAATTTCGATAAATAGTCTGTAATTTGATAGGACGTTAAATTATCAGGATAAATTTCTTCTACCTCCTTTAATTGGATAGTAAAATCTATATCTAAGTCTCTTAATAATTGTTGCCTTCTTGGTGAAGCTGATGCTAAAGTAATTTTATAATTAGCTAATTTATTGGATAACATATTTAAAATAATAGGCTATAATTGGAATACTTATAATTCCTAAAGCATATACCATATTTATTCTTTTAAATAATAACTTATAATCTTTATCACTAGCAGCTATCATTAAATAATAAATGAAATATAGTTCAGGAAAAACTCCTAAAAATAATATGGTTAATAAAATGAATTTACTTTCTACAAAAGAAATAGCAAAGCCCAATACAATGATGCTTGTAATTATAGAAATCATTAGTAACATTGCCTTAGTTCTTTTTCTTCCTAGTAAAATTGGTATTGTTTGATGTTTACGTATATAGTCTTGGTTAATATTTACAATGTCCTGTACAGTATCTCTTATAATACTACCTATAAATGATAATGATATATAAAAAATAGTAATTAATTGCAACTTAAAAAACAAATCCCATTGGCTTTCTGTTAGCTTTATAGGTACATCACACCACCAAACAATTAATACACTAAATGCTTTAATAAATGAGTTTATAATATTTGTGAAAATCGTTTTCTTGACAACATATACAGAGTAAATTGTTATAATCATCAGATTAACAACTCCTATAAATCCGTAGTAGGGTTTTTCAATACAAAAAGCTAGTAAAAAGCTAAATACAATGGCAACTACTCCTAAAAAGACAGCTAAATTTCTGGCTACTAAAGGAGAAAATGTGTATTTTTTAGTGTTTTTTTTTCTTACAAAGTAATTGGTTAAACTACCTGACGCTAAAAGCGTAACTGTAGTGATGGAAAGTAATAAAAGATTAGAAAAGGAAAGACGGGTATTAAATCCATAACCTGATAAAAAAAAGATTTTAAATAAGAATTGAATAAACACCAAATATAGCAATGCTTTCCATTTTACTATATTAAAAAAGTGCCTATACATTAATTAAAATTCTTTTTAATCCTAGCCAAATCTCTTTTATTATCTCTATCTTTCATAGTTTGACGCTTATCATGCGTTTTCTTTCCTTTAGCTAACGCAATATCTAATTTTGCCCAACCATTTTCATTTATAAAAAGTCTTAAAGGAACAATTGTATTTCCTTTTACCTCAACCTCTCTAACTAACTTTTTAAGCTCTCGTTTGTTTAACAATAAACGTCTTTCACTTTTTGGTTTATGGTTATAGTGGTTTCCAAAAGCATATTCTTCTATGTACATATTTACCACAAACAACTCTCCTCTGTCATTAAACTCACAAAAACTTTCAGTTATTCTTGCTTTACTTTGACGGATAGATTTTATTTCCGTTCCAGTAAGTTGAATTCCTGCTGTATATTTATCTAATATCTCGTATTCAAAACGAGCTTTCTTATTCTGTATATTTATATTCTTCTGCATAATTATATAAGCAAATATACTTATTAATTTAAGGCCTGCAATAAAAACAAAACACACTGAAAATATATTTTTCAGTGTGCTTTTATTTGTTTAAAAAAGTGATTTATTCAGCCATAATAGCTTCAGCTACTTTTTTATACGTTCCATTTTCTAATTTTTCTCTAATTGCTGAGAAAGCTTCAATAGTTTCTTTTACATCTTCAATAGTATGACGTGCCGTAGGTATTAATCGTAAAATAATTAATCCTTTTGGAATTACTGGATATACTACAATTGAACAAAATACTCCGTGATTTTCTCTTAAATCATGAACCATAGCCATAGCTTCAGGAATTTCTCCTTTTAAATACACAGGAGTAATACAGGTAGCAGTAGTTCCTAAATCAAAGCCTGCTTCACGTAATCCAGATTGTAAAGCGTTGGTAATGTCCCATAACCTGTCTTTTAACTCAGGCATGGTACGTATCATATCTAAACGTTTTAAAGCCCCTTTAACCATTGGCATTGGTAATGACTTTGCAAACATTTGAGAACGCATATTGTATTGTAAATATTGAACTACATCTTTATCTCCAGCAAAGAATGCTCCGATTCCTGCCATAGATTTTGCAAACGTAGCAAAATACACATCAATACCATCTTGTACTCCTTGTTCAAAACCAGTTCCTCTACCACCTTCACCTAGTGTTCCAAATCCGTGAGCATCATCAACTAATAAACGGAAGTTATATTTTTCTTTTAATGCTACGATTTCTGCTAAACGACCTTGCTCTCCACGCATTCCAAAAACTCCTTCAGAAACTAGTAAAATTCCTCCTCCAGTTTTCTCTGCCATTTTAGTAGCACGCATTAAATTCTTCTCACAACTTTCAATATCATTATGGCGGTACACAAATCTTTTACCTGCATGTAAACGAACTCCATCAATAATACATGCATGTGTATCCATATCATATACAATAATATCGTCTTTTGACACCAAGGCATCAATAGCTGATACCATACCTTGATATCCAAAATTCACTAAATAAGAGGCTTCTTTACCTACAAATTCAGCGCATTCTTGTTCTAATTGTTCATGATATTTTGTATGTCCAGACATCATGCGTGCTCCCATAGGGTACGCCATTCCGTCTTCCGCAGCAGATTCTCCATCTACTTTTAACACTTCAGGATGATTTGCCAACCCTAAATAGTCATTAATACTCCAAGTAATTACTTTTTTTCCATTGAAAGACATACGGTTTGATATTGGCCCTTCTAGTTTTGGGAAGACATAATATCCTTCTGCCTTATCTGCCCATTTTCCTAAAGGTCCTTTATCTCCTTTAATTCTTTCAAATAAATCTTTAACCATTTTTACTTTTTGTTTTTAATACGTTGCGAAAGTAATCTTTTTTAAGAGCATATCAAAACTTGTTACCCAACAACTACACGAGTTCCAATACCAAATCATTAGCATCAACCAAGGTTCCTGCTTCTAATTGTACATTATCTATTACTCCTGAAGAAACAGCTGTTACTGTTGTTTCCATTTTCATGGCTTCAATAATAAATAGTGGTTGATTTTCTTTTACCTCTTCTCCTTTTTTAATAAGTACTGTTGATAACAATCCTTGCAATGGTGCTCCTATCTGTTTAGTATCATTACTGTCTGCTTTCTTATTTTCTATTTTGTCAACTTTTATAGAAGTATCTTTTATCAAGACATTTCTCATTTGACCATTAATTTTAAAAAATACATTAGCAAACCCATTCTCATCTGGTTCTGTTTTTTGTATTAATGATATTAATACTCTTTTTCCTGATTCAATATCTATCATTATTTCCTCTCCTACTTCCATTCCAAAAAAGAAGTTTTTAGTAGGAATACTCATTACATTACCATATTTAAGATGATTGTTATAAGCTTCCGTAAATACTTTTGGATATAATTTATACGATAAGAAGTCTGTTATTTCTAAACCTCTTCCCATTCCTTTTTTAAACTGTTGTTTAAACGCTTTGAATTCTTTTTCAAAATCTATTGGGGCTAAATGTGCATTGGGTCTATCTGTGTAAGGTTCTTCGTTCTTTAATATAATTTTTTGTAATTTTTCTGGGAAACCTCCAACCGGTTGCCCTAAGTCGCCTCTAAAAAAACTGATTACTGATTGTGGAAATGAAATGGTTTCGCCTCTTTCCATTACATCTTCCACTGTTAAATCATTACTAATCATATATTGCGCCATATCTCCTACTACTTTAGAGCTTGGCGTTACTTTAACAATGTCTCCAAACATTTTGTTTACTTCACCATACATTTTAGTTACGGCTGTAAACTTATCTTCTAACCCTAAAGCAATGGCTTGCCCTTTTAAGTTTGAATATTGTCCCCCTGGGATTTCATGCTCATATACTTCTCCTGTTCCAGATTTCAATCCAGATTCAAAAGGATAATAATAGGTTCTTACTGCTTCCCAATAGTTAGAATACTCTGCTAATTTTTCCGTGTTAAACTTATGCTCTCTTTCATTAAATCGTAACATTTCAACCATGGAATTGAAGTTTGGTTGCGATGTTAATCCAGATAATCCACCTAAAGCTACATCTACAACATCTACGCCAGCTTCTATGGCTTTCAAATAAGTGGCTGGCTGTATTGATGATGTATCGTGAGTATGTAAATGAACAGGAATGTTTATTTCTGACTTTAAAGCACTTATTAATTCATAAGCAGCTTGCGGCTTTAATAAACCAGCCATATCTTTTACTCCTAAAATATGTGCTCCAGCATTTTCTATGTCTTTTGCTAACTGTAAATAATATTTTAAATCGTATTTTGTTTTGGATGGATTTAAAATGTCTCCGGTATAACAAATAGACGCCTCAGCTAAACCTTTGGTTTTATTACGTACGTGTTTAATACATGGCTCAATAGATTTCATCCAGTTTAAGGAATCAAATATCCTAAATACATCTACTCCTGTTTCCCATGATTTCTCTACAAACTTTTCAATTAAGTTATCTGGATATGCTGTATAACCTACACCATTAGACCCTCTAATCAACATTTGCAATAATACATTAGGCATCGCCTCACGTAACAACGCCAAACGTTCCCAAGGATTTTCTTGTAAAAATCGTAAACACACATCAAAAGTAGCGCCTCCCCATACCTCCATACTGAAAATTTCAGGATGATTTTTAGCATATCCTTCTGCTACTTTTAGCATATCTGTTGTACGCATACGAGTAGCTAATAAACTTTGATGAGCATCTCTCATCGTTGTATCCGTAAAATGAATTTTCTTTTCATTCTTCAGCCATTCTGCAAACTTCTCTGGCCCTAATTCTGTTAAAAGGTCTTTAGTTCCTTTTGGATGTTTTTCTAACTTAGGAAATTTAGGAACTTTTGGTTTTGCAAACTGGTGTCCTTCTATTGTTTTTTTAACATCTGGATTCCCATTAACTATAACTTCTCCTAAGAAATTAATTAATTTATTGGCTCTGTTCTTCGTTTCTTTAAACTCAAAAAGTTTAGGCTCATTTTTAATAAAGTTTACCG encodes the following:
- a CDS encoding UbiA family prenyltransferase; the protein is MYRHFFNIVKWKALLYLVFIQFLFKIFFLSGYGFNTRLSFSNLLLLSITTVTLLASGSLTNYFVRKKNTKKYTFSPLVARNLAVFLGVVAIVFSFLLAFCIEKPYYGFIGVVNLMIITIYSVYVVKKTIFTNIINSFIKAFSVLIVWWCDVPIKLTESQWDLFFKLQLITIFYISLSFIGSIIRDTVQDIVNINQDYIRKHQTIPILLGRKRTKAMLLMISIITSIIVLGFAISFVESKFILLTILFLGVFPELYFIYYLMIAASDKDYKLLFKRINMVYALGIISIPIIAYYFKYVIQ
- the smpB gene encoding SsrA-binding protein SmpB translates to MQKNINIQNKKARFEYEILDKYTAGIQLTGTEIKSIRQSKARITESFCEFNDRGELFVVNMYIEEYAFGNHYNHKPKSERRLLLNKRELKKLVREVEVKGNTIVPLRLFINENGWAKLDIALAKGKKTHDKRQTMKDRDNKRDLARIKKNFN
- a CDS encoding aminotransferase class I/II-fold pyridoxal phosphate-dependent enzyme; this encodes MVKDLFERIKGDKGPLGKWADKAEGYYVFPKLEGPISNRMSFNGKKVITWSINDYLGLANHPEVLKVDGESAAEDGMAYPMGARMMSGHTKYHEQLEQECAEFVGKEASYLVNFGYQGMVSAIDALVSKDDIIVYDMDTHACIIDGVRLHAGKRFVYRHNDIESCEKNLMRATKMAEKTGGGILLVSEGVFGMRGEQGRLAEIVALKEKYNFRLLVDDAHGFGTLGEGGRGTGFEQGVQDGIDVYFATFAKSMAGIGAFFAGDKDVVQYLQYNMRSQMFAKSLPMPMVKGALKRLDMIRTMPELKDRLWDITNALQSGLREAGFDLGTTATCITPVYLKGEIPEAMAMVHDLRENHGVFCSIVVYPVIPKGLIILRLIPTARHTIEDVKETIEAFSAIREKLENGTYKKVAEAIMAE
- a CDS encoding pyruvate carboxylase, whose translation is MKIQKVLVANRGEIAIRVFRACVEIGIKTVGIYTYEDRYSLHRYKADECYQIGEDNEPLKPYLDIDAIIKVAKENHVDAIHPGYGFLSENAEFAKKCEENGIIFIGPKVSVLKALGDKITAKEVAVANNVPIIQSNKEDLTTINIAIKEAEGIGYPVMLKAASGGGGRGMRVIRNENELRKGYTEAKREALNAFGDDTVFLEKYVENPKHIEIQIVADAHGNMVHLFERDCSVQRRYQKVIEIAPSIGLHENIKNDLYKYATSICKAVDYNNIGTVEFLVDEDNSIYFIEVNPRIQVEHTVTEMITNIDLVKTQLFIAGGYKLGDTQIKIPNQESVKITGHALQCRVTTEDPANDFKPDYGTVTTYRSASGFGIRLDAGSIYQGVKISPFFDSMLVKVSAISRTFDGACRKMLRALAEFRVRGVNTNIAFLENILEHQTFREGKVTVNFIKNEPKLFEFKETKNRANKLINFLGEVIVNGNPDVKKTIEGHQFAKPKVPKFPKLEKHPKGTKDLLTELGPEKFAEWLKNEKKIHFTDTTMRDAHQSLLATRMRTTDMLKVAEGYAKNHPEIFSMEVWGGATFDVCLRFLQENPWERLALLREAMPNVLLQMLIRGSNGVGYTAYPDNLIEKFVEKSWETGVDVFRIFDSLNWMKSIEPCIKHVRNKTKGLAEASICYTGDILNPSKTKYDLKYYLQLAKDIENAGAHILGVKDMAGLLKPQAAYELISALKSEINIPVHLHTHDTSSIQPATYLKAIEAGVDVVDVALGGLSGLTSQPNFNSMVEMLRFNEREHKFNTEKLAEYSNYWEAVRTYYYPFESGLKSGTGEVYEHEIPGGQYSNLKGQAIALGLEDKFTAVTKMYGEVNKMFGDIVKVTPSSKVVGDMAQYMISNDLTVEDVMERGETISFPQSVISFFRGDLGQPVGGFPEKLQKIILKNEEPYTDRPNAHLAPIDFEKEFKAFKQQFKKGMGRGLEITDFLSYKLYPKVFTEAYNNHLKYGNVMSIPTKNFFFGMEVGEEIMIDIESGKRVLISLIQKTEPDENGFANVFFKINGQMRNVLIKDTSIKVDKIENKKADSNDTKQIGAPLQGLLSTVLIKKGEEVKENQPLFIIEAMKMETTVTAVSSGVIDNVQLEAGTLVDANDLVLELV